A window of Candidatus Goldiibacteriota bacterium genomic DNA:
GAAGGGGTTGGAGGAATTGGAGAAGATGGTTAAATGAAGTGGCAAACTAAAGAATTACCTGAAGTTGTTTTTTTTCAGGAAGGTCCTGGAGTAAGAAAATGGCAGTTTAAAGAAACTGGTATAAAATTAATTAATGGGGGAAACATTAATGAAGGCTTAATTGATTTATCATCTACCAAAATATATATTTCCGAAGAAGAGGCATACGGCAAATATAAGCATTTTATGATTGATGAAGGCGATTTAGTAATTGCAAGTTCGGGCGTACTTGTTGATAATTTTCACAATAAAATAGCATTTATTGAAAAAAAGCATTTACCGCTATGTATGAATACAAGCACAATAAGATTCAAAACCCTTGATAAAAAAACATTAAATATGAATTATTTCAGATTTTTCTTAAAAACCAATATCTTTAAATCGCAAATTAGAAAGTTAATTACAGGTTCTGCTCAGTTGAATTTTGGTCCGAGTCATTTAAAAAAAATTAAAATTCCATTACCGCCAATTGCAGAACAAATCCGTATCGCTGATGTCCTTTCCCGCGCAGAATCGCTGATAGCAAAACGCAAAGAGACAATTAAAATGCTTGATGAGTATTTAAAGAGCGTATTTTTGGACATGTTCGGCGATCCGCAAAGTAATGAAATAAAATTCAACTTAAAAAGAATTTCAGACGTTTGTAAGGAAATTGTTGATTGTGTTAATAAAACAGCCCCAAATGAAGAAGAAAAAACACCATATATAATGGTAAGAACTTCAAATATAAGGAATGGAACAATTTCACTTGAAAACATTAAATATGTAAATGAAAAGACATATAAAATTTGGACAAGGCGCTCGGTGCCATTAAAAAATGATATTTTATTTACAAGAGAAGCTCCTTTGGGCGAAGTTGGCATTATTGACTTCAATGATAATATATTCTTGGGACAAAGAATTATGTGCTATAGATTTGATACCAATAAAGCAAATCCTATTTTCATGCTATATTTTATGCAGACAAGATATTTTAAAAACCAAATTGCAAAACTCGGGAAAGGATCAACGGTAAAGCATTTATCAGTGCCTGATTGTTATAAAATAAAGGTATTTGTTCCGGAAATAGAAATGCAAAATAATTTTTGTAATATTGTAAACAAGGTAGAAATATTAAAGTCGTTTTGCAATAAATATTTATTAGAAAGCATAATCTTGCAGAATACTTTAAACAACCTGATTTTTAATATTTGTTAAAAGTAAAAATAAGTCGGGTGTCATACATAGCTTATAGCAGATATATTTTTAAAATATTTAGGCCACATCTTTAAGTAACTGCTAACTTTTAATACACGTATTGAGGTCGGGTAAAAATTGGTGTGAATGAAAAAACTAAAGGGAATATGTAATAATATCAGGATCGAACCTTGAGGTTAGACCTGATAAAAAGAAATCATTATCGGGTCTTTATGACGTACGGACCGAACCTTTAGTAACAGTTTAGAAATTAGAAAGAACGACATAGGGGACGGGTCGAGCGTTTAGCGTTGTTAATAAAAAATACTAGTGGATGCTAATAGATCTACATTAATCAATGAAAGGATTAAAAAAAAATTTAACTGTATATTTTTGTGGACAACAAAGTATACATAGTGTATACTTTGTATACAATACAAATGATCTTTAAAGTTTATTATTTAAAAATGTGGTCGGCGGTGATAGTACCCGCCGGTTCATTTTACTCACACTTTAGCGGCTTGGCCACCCTCCCTAATGGCCTCATAATAATTATAATGGAGGATGCGAGCCATGTCCTCTAAAGGAGGCGAGTAAAAATGAAGCGTAAAAGTATTAAACAGGCATCATCGGATAACGGTGGTGTCGAAATCTTCTGTCGCTACATTACCAGGAATGGGAAAAGGATTTACCCTAAAAGGGCTAAGTTCTTTCACTTCTGGGTAAAAGACAAGAAGGCCGCCTAAAAAGCGGTACGCCGATCACTAAAGATAAAAAGAAATGTTCATCTAAAGCAGGTGCTTTAGTGGGTTCGGACGAATACAAGACGTAATTATTCTTAAGGCGGGGCAAGTCGATAAATTTTACGACGACCAGATAGATCTGACGGCAGCAAAGATTCTTATTCATAAAGAATATTTGCGTAGTTATTTATAAATGCGCTATTAAAAATTACTTTTCGGGAGGTTAGTAATGAGACAAAAATTTAGCGTTAATTTTGACGGATATTGGCCTGAGGCGGGTAAAGACAGTATCCCGGATAAATCAGGTGTGTATTGTATTTATTCCGCTGGTTTGGAAAATGGGAAATTACAATCCTTAAAAAAGCTGATTTACATAGGGGAGTCCGGGGATGGTGAAGGACGATTAAAAAATCATGAAAAATGGCCTGATTGGAAAAGCTATTTGAACGAAGAACAAAAAATTTATATCTCATTTGCTCAAGTTCCTTCGGCGGATAGAGAGAGAATAGAAGCCGCGTTAATATACAAACACAAACCACCAGAAAATATAGAACACGTTGATAATTTTAATTTTGATGATACGGATATTGAGTTAACAGGTACGGTAACTCTTTTGACATCATCTTTTTCTGTGAAAAGGACCACTTAGATGATCTGTCAAGCCTGCAAAGAAGAAATTAAAGATGGAGCGGTCAAGTGCAAATATTGTGGCTCGTCGTTAAATGAAAAGGGTCAAATCTTAAATATAGAAAAACAATTGCAACTATTTAAAATTGTTAAAAATGAAACTGAATATAGACAAAACGCCTTAACGAGAAAAGATGATAAGGCCAGTAAGTATATGGTTTTATTGACGATAGTATTCGCTTTGGAATCATTTTTTGCAAAATGGGCGATTGATACTCATCTGATAAATAGCATTACATATACTGTTTTGTTGGTTTTTATTTCTCTTAGTGTGCTGGCGTTTGCGGTAACACTTTTTTCTTTTTTGAATATTTTAAAAGGTGTTCCAATTAAAATGATAAAGTTCGATGATAAAGAAATGCAAATAGCCAACGAAAGTAATTTTTTTGATTACTTGGCAAGACTAAATGATTGGATGAAAACGGAATTCGTTCAAACGAAAGAACAGTCGGTTTTAAAAGATAAAAGGTTAAAACTTGTGCACTTTATGATGAATATTACACTAAGCTTGGCGATAATAGTTATTATAATGTCTTTAATTGTATTTGTTCGAAATAATTCACCAAAAGGAGGTGACTTTAAAATGGCAGATAATAATGCACCGATATCCGCGCCAGTTCAGAATGTTGTTCAAACGGCTCCGACAACTCCTGTGCAAGCGGTAGAAGCAACTCCTACAGTAATAGCACAACCGGTAAACAGTGATGTACATATGTTTAGCGAAAACAATGAAGGAAAAGAGAACAGGTAGTATCAAAGAGCAAAGAATAAGTAGAGGACGGTAAATTTTTTTCATAAGAGGCTATTTGATACGTTT
This region includes:
- a CDS encoding restriction endonuclease subunit S is translated as MKWQTKELPEVVFFQEGPGVRKWQFKETGIKLINGGNINEGLIDLSSTKIYISEEEAYGKYKHFMIDEGDLVIASSGVLVDNFHNKIAFIEKKHLPLCMNTSTIRFKTLDKKTLNMNYFRFFLKTNIFKSQIRKLITGSAQLNFGPSHLKKIKIPLPPIAEQIRIADVLSRAESLIAKRKETIKMLDEYLKSVFLDMFGDPQSNEIKFNLKRISDVCKEIVDCVNKTAPNEEEKTPYIMVRTSNIRNGTISLENIKYVNEKTYKIWTRRSVPLKNDILFTREAPLGEVGIIDFNDNIFLGQRIMCYRFDTNKANPIFMLYFMQTRYFKNQIAKLGKGSTVKHLSVPDCYKIKVFVPEIEMQNNFCNIVNKVEILKSFCNKYLLESIILQNTLNNLIFNIC
- a CDS encoding GIY-YIG nuclease family protein — its product is MRQKFSVNFDGYWPEAGKDSIPDKSGVYCIYSAGLENGKLQSLKKLIYIGESGDGEGRLKNHEKWPDWKSYLNEEQKIYISFAQVPSADRERIEAALIYKHKPPENIEHVDNFNFDDTDIELTGTVTLLTSSFSVKRTT
- a CDS encoding zinc ribbon domain-containing protein; the encoded protein is MICQACKEEIKDGAVKCKYCGSSLNEKGQILNIEKQLQLFKIVKNETEYRQNALTRKDDKASKYMVLLTIVFALESFFAKWAIDTHLINSITYTVLLVFISLSVLAFAVTLFSFLNILKGVPIKMIKFDDKEMQIANESNFFDYLARLNDWMKTEFVQTKEQSVLKDKRLKLVHFMMNITLSLAIIVIIMSLIVFVRNNSPKGGDFKMADNNAPISAPVQNVVQTAPTTPVQAVEATPTVIAQPVNSDVHMFSENNEGKENR